In Synechococcus sp. RS9909, one genomic interval encodes:
- a CDS encoding addiction module protein: MKTDDLILEIQSLPVEERARVADCILRSLNSTVSEIDLKWADLATKRLDDIEAGRVKPVTSDDVFDGIWRRLS; this comes from the coding sequence ATGAAGACTGACGACCTGATCCTTGAGATTCAATCGTTACCCGTAGAGGAGCGTGCGCGTGTTGCCGATTGCATCCTGCGCTCCCTCAATTCAACTGTGTCTGAAATTGATCTGAAGTGGGCAGATCTGGCCACCAAAAGACTGGATGACATTGAGGCAGGCCGTGTCAAGCCCGTGACAAGCGATGATGTTTTTGATGGGATCTGGCGACGATTGAGCTGA
- a CDS encoding type II toxin-antitoxin system RelE/ParE family toxin — MQIVFHPDAQEELNFSINYYEDNESSLGHQFAIEVFYAVERIKANPLLWPLLNQGVRRCLIHRFPYGVIYSFDDTQSTILILAVMHLHRQPGYWSERA; from the coding sequence ATGCAGATTGTCTTCCACCCTGATGCTCAGGAAGAGCTGAATTTTTCTATCAACTACTATGAAGATAACGAGTCAAGCCTTGGCCATCAATTTGCGATTGAGGTTTTCTACGCAGTTGAACGGATTAAAGCAAATCCGCTCCTATGGCCCCTGCTGAATCAGGGGGTGCGCCGCTGCTTGATTCACAGGTTCCCCTATGGGGTGATCTACTCATTTGACGATACCCAATCAACGATTCTGATTTTGGCCGTCATGCACCTGCATCGGCAGCCAGGCTATTGGAGTGAACGAGCATGA